The Amaranthus tricolor cultivar Red isolate AtriRed21 chromosome 2, ASM2621246v1, whole genome shotgun sequence genome contains the following window.
TCACCTTCAAACCGACGAAAAGCTTGTTGCCCTTTTTCTCAATCCGAAAGGGGAAGTGTTTGTCGTActtttctctcttctccctTACTCCTCGAAGGATGCCTCGCGCTTCATCGAAGAAAACGGGGCAATCTAATTCTACCGCTGCTAACGCCTCTGGCGATCTCTTCCGCTCcggtactttttttttttttttttttttttgcttattgcttttgtgtaatttattttcttttgatgtttttttgtattggattttaatttaatatgtaatttgATCCGAACTCTTAATTTAGGGTTTCACTGAATTTAATTATGTCCATAGATTTTGTTTTTGATCTTTCTTTGTTTATATTTGagtgatttgatttgatttctcGTCGAGGATTTCACTGAAAGCTGTTTTGATCATTTGTAGACTAGTAGATTTAGTGATTTCCaaaattttgttcttttttttccttttgaaaaagaaataatttcTTTCGGATGCTTCTTGAAATGCAATCGAGAGTGTTTGCACTATGTTAAATTggttaattataaatatagtaTAATTTTCATTCCTTGTGTAATTTTTAATACTGGTTGATTCTGTTTAGTTTCAAATAAAGCTAGTTCAAAGGAGTTGGAAAGAATTGATCACTTGTTCTATACTTATGCCAATAGATCGTCCGGTGTGATTGAGTAAGTCTACTAATTTATTCATCTCTTGTAGTGTGATTGATTTTTAGTTTGGGCTACATGTATGAGTGTACTTGTTTTGATGTTGTGATTTGTGATATGAAACAAGTGAGGAGGATCTGTATCATCATGGCTCTATCATGTTTTCATTGCTCTTAATTATCAGCGACCAACTGACTATAGGCGTTTTTGACGTTTGAGCTTGTATAAGTTGCCTGATTATGCAAGATTCTTTAAAAGgatattttaatattagtttgttttaatttcaattatagTTAAATTTGAATACATACTTTTTAGGCTCTAAGTTTTCGAAAAGATAATGGTGATGGGTGTTTTAAAAATTGTGTATTTTCATCCCATTTCTAACGGTGACTCTAAGTTAGCTATGATTATGACTCACCGAGTCTATGGCTATGATTCTTggtaaagaaataaaaattaatgttcGATCTATAAGAATGCTTGCGGTGTTAAACATGCTAAACAAATTCAATTTGTCATTCCTACTTCTCACTCAACTTGAACAGTACTCCACCAAAGAGAAATTTCATGAAAGAGATTTATAAGAATGGGGCAAACTCAAATGTACATTGTCACGCAAATTGTCAAATCTCAATAGAGTTGAATTAGATTAGAAGTACTAAAGCAAAGATATAAGATTTAGTTTACAATGAAATTGAGGATGATCTAACCAATTCGACACGCAAATGTCTCAAATCACAATCCTATCCTAGTAGCTAAAACAATAAGAGTTTGTCAGGTATATGAAATTCAAGTAATTGCTTATTCTTTCTTTTGATTTGGCTTTGCGTTTCATCATGTAGCTTATATATCTAAGATTTAAATCCAAAAAAGTTTCATGCCACATGAATTTTTGTAATTGATGGCTTGAATTtcctatttatttatatgtaatggAAGGTTCATATAACTAAGGTTTATTGTCAATTTATTATAAGTTTCGTGATTACTTggaaatattttttgaaaaaattgattctattaatattattgcAACAATCTGAAAATGCTTCAAATAACCTCAAAGTGACGTGTGGATTTTCTTTGAAGATTTTTCCATTTTGGTGGTTTTTCTCTCAGCCAAAGGATTTTTATGagttttcatttttcatatGAAAATGTGGAAATGAtgtattacaaaaattaaaaacaccaAATGTTGCTGCGCTATCACACAGAGGATTTTGagctatttatatttttatttctggTAATCTGGTTAATACCATTTAAGTGCAGTACTTAAACATTTGACTATTTGTCTAATTTTTTTGTCTCATGTTAATTTCTCATCTTTTCCATGTGAGTATTATGCTAAGAAActgaatttttttcttacatGTTTCTCATCTTCTTTTGCATGTGAATATTCTTAAATTAATGAATGAGAATGTTCTTTACATATATGATTTGTTAATTTGTGACAGTCCAGATGGTATAGAGACGTTGTGTTTAGACATGGAAGTCGATCATACTGACGTCAGAGTATTAATGCTTGCTTGGTAATAATTGCAACTGCAGTAAATTTATCTCTCACTTCTGTTACTTTAAACTTATCATGAGTACTAATCTGGTTGCTTATTGTGTCAGGAAAATGAGTGCTGAGAAACAGGGTTACTTCACTCTGGTAAGTAAGATGGTCTGACATATATTAGGTATCCCctgaaattttattaatttaaatttacattaGTCAAACCCTCTCATGGCTTAGAGCCGAGGGTCTTTATCAGTTGTCACCCATGAGCCAGCTACTTGATATTTTGTTGGCAGTTCTTAGTTGGAAAGACTTCAATAAATCTTTGTACATTTTCTGAACTCTTCTCTCCTCatctttaattatgttttcTTTGGGAGGGAGGGGTCTCTCATCCCCTTTTTACGTTATTGTCTTCTGAATGTGCTTTCCTTCACCCGTCTTGCTCAGTTTGAAAATGCAATCTGTGTTGTTTTTGTATTCTTGTGCTATAGTCTTGCATTTGTATGCTGTACATTACACTTTCCTAGATATTTCTGTGACATACTCTATATTTGTTGAAGGTATGCAGTTTGAAAATGACACCCTTTTTGTTCTCATCTCATTGCCTGTCACATGTAGTATGTCTTATTCATTGTATGCTATTGCTACTGACAAATGGAAGTTTCATTTTATACAGGAGGAGTGGCGGAGAGGCCTCAAGGCTTTGAGGGTTGATACAATTGCAAAATTAAAGAAGGCACTTCCTGAGCTtgagaaagaggtatgtttgtcTCTCCTGACACAACCCCTTTGCTCTACTTAAGAAAGGTGCCGGGGTGGGTGGGTGGGTAGTGGAGTGATATTGCGTAAAAAGTATGctcactattttttttaaaggttaAAAGGACATCAAATTTTGTAGGCTTCTATCAGTATGCATTCCGTTACTGTTTGACAGGTATGTTGACTATCCTGTCATTTGCGAGCGTTTTGAATGCTGGAAGCTGAATATCTTCTGTTCTTCtcgtttatgttgttttttcttCTTTGGTAGAGGAAAAGCAGAAGAGTATAGACATTGAAAGCATTTGTCAATTGTTGGATCTTGTACTAGGATCTCAATTCAGAGCCCAAGTTGATTACTTTGTTGAATACTTGAAGGTATGCTAATTTCTAAGCGTATGAGTTTTGAGAGCTTTTTAAATGCTCTTCCTACAATTTTAGCTATTTTAAGATGTAAAATAAGTTCAAATGGTGACTTCTAAAGTTTATCAGTGATTTCACCACATGCTTATCCAATCCAGAAATCATATCATGGcagttatttatagaaaaaaaatctGAACACCTAAAGCCTCGATGCTCGCTTTTGATTGTAGCTTTCTAGTATTTTAGATTTGATACATTATAATTATGTGAGAAAGGGGCTCTAACCGGAATACCTAATTGTTTGTGATTCAGGCGCAGAATGATTACAAGGTcataaacatggatcaatggatGGGATTTTACCGATTCTGCAATGAGGTATTGTGTTATTGATAATTAAGTAcaatatttcttaaaaattttcGTAAACTAGAGGGATTTTGTGGTAGATTGAGTTCCTTTGTTAACTCATTCCTTGGCATGAATTTTAATGTTTGTGCTGGCTTTCATAGTATGAAATTTAAACGTGTTGTTCGATGATATATTTCAATTAGTCCATTATAACTCCATCTTCTGTATACTCGATAAGAACTAGGATTTGGATCCTGTGACATCTATCACTGTATGTTAATATTGAAGCTTTATTTTTAAAGAAGCCAAGGTATATGATGAAGTGTTTGCTGGTTGTGTTTATTTCAATTTAGTTCATGAAAAGAGTAAAATAACTTAACAATGCTTGCACTAAAGCTAAAGTTAGGAATTTGTCACAATTGTTCGAACATTGGTGTTATTTATGAATTGGTAGCAACAATAATACCAAAACCTTAgtcccaaaagattggggtaTTTATAAGAATTGGTAGGAATTTCAATATTCAACTCCTTCCTGCCTAGTTGCTAGGGTTTTGATTTCATTCTTTGACAACCCCTGGCCTCGGGCTGTCCTGGGATGACAACAGGTACTCAATTACATGCACAGGGTAAATTAGTTGGCGTTAGTTGTGAAGGTTGAATTTACAAGTTCAGCTGGTAAAACTAGATTAGCCTTGTGAGTTAAGCTTCACTTTTTGATTGGAGTGAGTTGAGTTGAGTTGAGCTTGGATGCGTAGAGGAACACCCTCTAGTATAGTTCTAGATAACGATGGTGTAATGAATGTGTGAAGATGCAATTTGCGTCTTTTATGTGCATTTTTGCGGAGTGATAGTGATGAAGGTTTCTTGTTTTCTAATTATCAGATAAGTTTTCCAGACTTCAGCAACTATGATTCAGACCTTGCTTGGCCATTGATCCTGGACAACTTTGTTGATTGGATGAAAGCAAAGCAGAGCTTGTAATGCCCATCAGCAAATATTCTGCTGTCAAATCGAATGTTTTTGTGGAGGTACAAACAATTTTATGCATTGCAACAGAAGAGCCATCGTAAATCAGAGTTTACTCATGCTTATTCTTGATGTGAAATAGCAGGATTTTGAATGGTACCCATTTTAAGCCACAGCAATACATCCCGCCTCCATTATTATTGTTCAATTTGCAAACCTGACTCATGGGAGATGTACTTGTTGAATATTTTTGACATATAGTCGTTTCATCTGTTGtgcctaaattttttttttttttttttgtttcactCATTGTTTTTACGGTTGGTATTCATGATGCTTTTTAAAAgagtaaagaaaaaagaaatgatGTACTCAACAATTGTTTTTTGGTATTTTAGCAGTTGTATCATATGTGATAATGAACTTGTATCGTGAGCGATAATATTAGGTTGAGAGTAGAGGTGCTCGATGTGCCTGATACAGGTTGCTTCGGCTGAATAAGGGCTTAAGaatttgaaaaattgaaatgaataagataaaaaatgcACGAAATAAGATacgtttcaacttattttcaaaaataagcgtgtAATTTCCAAATctgtggtttggggctgttcgcagttactagtTGCGAACAGGGAGAAGAAACAAAGCAACTGCGTGTAGTTAGTAGCTGCGAACAGGTGTTAACTTTTGTTTGACattgttcgtagttactaattgcgaacatcGACTACAAATATACACCAGTAGCTCCCTTCATTTCCATTTTTCCCAATTTTAAAATCCTATTTTAAACAACTCGATATTTGCCTTACAAAAACCACTATTAGATTAGTTTCAATCTATCAATTCTTACATTTCTCTTtgaatttggcacttcaaatttAGTCTGGGATATTCTAACTTGTATAAACGTAACTTTTATGCCTTTTTTTGAGtgtatatattgttttttagggttttgatgaagtttggttattttttcaaatgtaggttactagttttaaaatcaacactctttttaatcatccataactgtttaaggtaatgtttaattgttttcatagctttatgttgttttttgaagtattgctattgatgagcatattgaattagttgaatttgatgtacattatatattattagaaattttgatgttgttattagaaatatcatttatgaacttgttaattgatttattatttgaattttatgtacattatatattattagaaattttgatattgttattaattgatttattagttgaattttatgtgcattatatatgtataaactTAATTACATTATTGACTTTATGAATTATAgaccaaaaagattataatcaaatgaatataatgtacttgtatgggcatgaagttgatgatgatgttgattttgtttgtattcatgtagaaatgacatcatttcgcgtcactatagtatgtttttggaatggttctattCGAGAAAGttgtggcaaagttcattatgttgggggaagacgtaggttgtttgcatgcaactcgaatATGGATTTGAgtcactttaaacgttttatatgttctaatatTGGATTTGACCCCACTAGAAGTActgtaaatataagctttaaatatgacatgagtgtaTAATTGCtagcctttcctgttgaggatgatgaggctaaagatgctatgtgggagcattcaaagtccacccaaattccctctttggagttatacgtagaagaagtaacTATGAAACAGGGTCAAACAAAAGTCAACACGAACATCTGTTTTGTTTTTTccacctgttcgcagttagtaactgcgaacagccgcAAACCACAGATTTGGGAATTacacgcttatttttgaaaataagttgaaacttatcttatttcgtgcattttttttgataatttatcttattgatttcaatttttctaAGAATTTACAAGTGAAAAGGATGTAACAATCTCTTAGGATAGAGGGGTATAATCATTGCAATTAGAATTGTATATTTCTAATAGAAATGTAGTTCAATATAACAAATCAAAGTAAATTATGGATATCTatactttattatattaaatgcattatttttaatgtcatgTATTGCCACtgcactaaatttttttttgataaaactcATTAGAATAGAAAGATACATTCATGTAAAATTAGGAATGACGGTGTATCCTATATCTGATATATTTTGTGGACCGCATCTGGATCATATTATTTTTACCTGTTAAATTTGGGCATTCAAATTCgtataaatttaaagttatttttacCTGTTAAATTTGGGTATTCAAATTCGTATAAATTTAAAGTGGTTCGAGTTCAAGTCTTCAAAAAATATGGAGACCCAGATTCTTGAATCCAAAGGACCcctttttaaaaaagaataaaagtgCTTATATATATGGGGTCTTGTATGATAGTAGTCGGTATATCATTGAATTATTTACACTTATGTATaagacaaataatttttaaaataattaaaatttgaaaaaaatatattattcgtTGACTACTGTATGCCGTATGGTATACTCTTAGCATAATATTACTCTTTAAGTCTTATCTGCGAGGATACCAATTATAGATACGCTTGATTAAGaggaaaagtgaaaaaaaataagacatttgaacaaattaattcccaaaataagcttcatgaaaacttatttcccaaaataagcgtctgtaCATCCAGACCAGAGCTTtagataagtcgctgttagtaacagcgaaagaaggaaaaaaaaaattaaaatgcctTAGTCGCTAaggcattttaatttttttttaatgaaataaagtagtcgttaattagaaaaatagtcgttatgaacttgaaaatagccgttgtaatgatgttctataaatagctgcatcatttcccatacttcattatatcaattctacatcattcttcttctcttaatttctaaaggtaacattatgtattatgttagttttacttttaatttttaaatgttaatataaACGTTTGATAAtacgattaaaatatatacatgtacacatATGTTACAAAGtatacacaaaagtcaatatgttacaaattctgaatatgtacaagtgttgaatatatacaaaatgtcactaatctTCAAAATATACAAACACTATTGAAATGCTAATCCCATAGCACATTGCTCCTATGATTCGCCTGCATCGTAAGGACACTAGGGTCGAGCGGGCATGGAGCTGCTAGATCCATCTCTcctgcaattcaacaataagTAAGCGTTATGtattctaaaaataattaagaagtactcaaattgtttacttatgttatttatttgcttgataatctttaacgtttatataatcaaatacaggtactgtttaccttgacgtgcaagttctagtgttgtgaccgtCACTACCACACCGTCGACAAGCGTTGCGTCTCCGCGATCCTTCGTCCATTTCGTTCATGATCCTCTTGGACTTAGGTCTTTCTAATCCACGCatgtgatctggatcgtgtagcacctcaacaccggtgtattgaggccatgacctcttatcaatcaacgGCAAGAATATGGATTCATATATGTTGACATAGCTTTGGGTCGTGTAGCAAGAGTCCACAAAACGCTCGTAGGATAAGTGTCGTTTAATACATACGGCAAGAACATaagaacaaggtaagtgatatatggagggtttgttacaagtgcatttcatctcTCTCATATCCACTCTTTGTATGTTACCACCCTTAGCGGATTCTCTATTACCGCGTCCAGTCTTAACTTGAAAAAGGCCTcgtctgtagtcaaatgcgatgatctcatggtagtttgccttcttggtgttacgggtgataattttagtggcgtgtgaagtgtacttACTTCCCCCAATTAGCCATGCATTTGCGTTCTCCCGTCTTTTAACAAAGTAATCATTAACACGATAGAAGGTGAACTCCACAAGAGTAGTTTTGggcaagaaacgtacacccttcatcacgttgTTGAACACTTCcgctaagttggtattagtaacaccGTATCTATATcctccatcatgacatattgaccatttgcacatatcaccaacttgatcaatccaaaaaagagcTCTCGGTTAGCAACACTAAtggccttcaatccctcgaCGACCTTAtttggttgtctttgctctACAGTCCTACCAtacattttcttcaacttcacattacccatttgacgATTGAAGTTGCTTAACAATTTccgcaagcaaaacctatgatgggcatttggaggttgccattccggctcctccatggttgctagaatgcccgcatgcctatcggaaataacgcataatcctggactatgcatcacatgcttacgaacacacgccataaaccaagaccaagcggctatgcattctttttcgaccaaagcaaaggcaagcgggaagattcccttgttcccatcttgggcaatcgcagtcaacaacgtatggcgatacttaccatacaaatgtgttccgtcaatggcaataacgggtttgcaatacttgaatccctcaatactaggttggaaAGCCGAGAACACGCGTtagaaagttctaatactaggacggacatacacaccgacatcattatcttccttaaagaaccactcaactactgTCCCGGGGTTTGAAATTTGCAGTGCCttcaagaagcgtggaagaagaggataagaatcttcccatgtaccatagatggatagaagggcttgctgtttagcaaaccatgcccgcttataggtcacttcgacaccgaATTGGTCTTTTACCATTTGACGCACaacagagaccttaattgatggatcttgagcaacacaatttctaataagattgttaatcacggaagatgtcaaatgaatgtgtccagctgacacattttcagtacttaatatACACCCCCCATGCTTCCCCttatatgtaacaatctcccatgatggtgaataggagctctttctagccctaagcctcaaaccacaccctctcttacacttcaaggtgagcacggtttgatttgaagtctcagttcggtactcaacgttcctacgaatatgattcaatctaacagcgtccaacaaggcatccttgttatcaaacatcatacccttttgaaactctccttcgtcggtgtaggttgtatcacaatccca
Protein-coding sequences here:
- the LOC130806405 gene encoding uncharacterized protein LOC130806405 translates to MITPLGGVSISPPVRFITFKPTKSLLPFFSIRKGKCLSYFSLFSLTPRRMPRASSKKTGQSNSTAANASGDLFRSVSNKASSKELERIDHLFYTYANRSSGVIDPDGIETLCLDMEVDHTDVRVLMLAWKMSAEKQGYFTLEEWRRGLKALRVDTIAKLKKALPELEKEVKRTSNFVGFYQYAFRYCLTEEKQKSIDIESICQLLDLVLGSQFRAQVDYFVEYLKAQNDYKVINMDQWMGFYRFCNEISFPDFSNYDSDLAWPLILDNFVDWMKAKQSL